In a genomic window of Passer domesticus isolate bPasDom1 chromosome 3, bPasDom1.hap1, whole genome shotgun sequence:
- the MEA1 gene encoding male-enhanced antigen 1 yields MAPAARAGGTARRARGPLRDYNTQSAPRRRRRFRAAAAAPPRRRARCMAVVPSMGPERVCPREPGPPEGPDGAAEWSGDEEEEEEEEEGGGYLYQPLSQEPEQGHGDAGPGLQERLQMLRLHLPDPPVDSEEENEEEAAEGATAQSSRSSIPMDAEHVELVKRTMASVKLPTLGIPAWANQISEEQWKDVVQRTLQARQSLGSPRPQWN; encoded by the exons ATGGCACCGGCGGCGCGTGCCGGCGGCaccgcccgccgcgcccgggGCCCGCTTCGGGACTACAACACCCAGAGtgccccgcggcggcggcggcggttccgggcggcggcggcggcacctCCTCGGCGCCGCGCCCGGTGTATGGCGGTGGTGCCGAGCATGGGCCCCGAGCGCGTCTGTCCCCGGGAGCCCGGGCCGCCGGAGGGCCCTGACGGCGCGGCGGAGTGGAGCGgcgatgaggaggaggaggaggaagaggaggagggcgGCGGGTACTTGTATCAGCCGCTGAGCCAGGAACCGGAGCAGGGCCACGGCGACGCGGGCCCCGGCCTGCAGGAGCGGCTGCAG ATGCTGAGGCTGCACCTGCCCGACCCGCCGGTGGACAGCGAGGAGGAGAACGAGGAGGAGGCAGCGGAGGGCGCCACGGCTCAGAGCAGCCGCAGCTCCATCCCCATGGATGCAG AGCATGTGGAGCTGGTGAAGAGGACGATGGCCAGCGTGAAGctgcccaccctgggcatccctgccTGGGCCAACCAGATCTCGGAGGAGCAGTGGAAGGACGTGGTGCAGCGCACGCTGCAGGCCCGGCAGAGCCTCGGCAGCCCCCGGCCTCAGTGGAATTGA